One Electrophorus electricus isolate fEleEle1 chromosome 10, fEleEle1.pri, whole genome shotgun sequence genomic region harbors:
- the ttk gene encoding dual specificity protein kinase Ttk isoform X1 → MIIHVLGMDDDENTDRQLQIAKLYQKLEKMKRYYNDDDTDNINQLISSNSPESCRTFLSNLEKKGNPHTDPTFLSKLIDFYTRVFSSMPLGKFSQNVSYARMLVKFAELKSIQDVNEAQDSFEIARSHCKDFAFVHIAYAQFELLQGNEKKSAWILQEAFEMGAKPSEVLEAAMQNLKLGRRQLFSQENKENLAATALENAKEPMKSRLMSKGISRASDESDDFHLASGFSLGTEYKNSPQDDLPVWQYGSERKRAMAMPGRIPMVPLSIPENENVDIVSKPEASSYSSSLSRSTYRSNASFVLPLSSAKKNSGDGDSYNLLCLKPLISPEPRPWEDTSDVDSTTALLNRPERKITTRLDDTTDNINQIISSSSPEACLAYLTNLEKQEDPRADSAFLCRLLECYSKVFSRLPLAQNSKTESYARMLVRYAELKGIEDPDDAEDNFLIARTNSKAFAFVHIAHAQFELSRGNTKKSASILQKALALNAKPAELLQMAVKNLKSGKTQLLPTEDKEDVADVVATHSDRVGKEEEYPLRISRNDHQRKSCAAESLSEWRIPARINKHASPEEHKSPIDHIPTPRPLNSVRTSSVAVPPRLNPATGFQTPNCKNPQTNSFVTPVVKQTPAVVSVPSTAQRVCHASLPCTPQSQGPVSAFSNESITIKGRQFFILKMIGRGGSSKVYQVLDQKKQLYAVKYVNLEEADTQTVESYKNEIEHLNHLQQYSDQIIKLYDYEITDSYIYMLMECGNLDLNTWLRNRKSVSSLERKFYWRNMLEAVQTIHKHGIVHSDLKPANFVIVNASLKLIDFGIANHIQPDMTSVMKDSQVGTLNYMPPEAIKDTSSNGGKPRSKISPKGDVWSLGCILYCMTYGKTPFQNITNQITKLHAIIDPSHEIDFPDISEKDLLDVLKRCLVRNPKERISIAELMDHPYLQLQPQPPPEPEPCNSDLKRILNELAALQSPNSIARAASNLAKMCNSGRKLDVSECVKRSSQSSWK, encoded by the exons ATGATTATTCATGTTTTAGGCATGGATGATGACGAGAACACTGATCGACAGCTGCAGATAGCCAAATTGTATCAGAAGCTGGAGAAGATGAAAAGATATTATAACGATG ATGACACAGACAATATTAACCAACTCATCAGTTCAAATTCACCAGAATCTTGCCGCACTTTTTTGAGTAATCTTGAGAAGAAGGGCAATCCTCACACAGATCCTACATTTCTATCCAAATTAATTGATTTCTACACCCGAGTTTTTTCAAGCATGCCATTAGGAAAATTCAGCCAGAATGTAAGCTATGCGAGGATGCTGGTGAAATTTGCAGAGCTAAAATC TATTCAGGATGTTAACGAGGCACAGGATAGTTTTGAAATAGCAAGATCCCATTGCAAGGATTTTGCCTTTGTCCACATAGCTTATGCTCAGTTTGAGCTTTTGCAAg GTAATGAGAAGAAAAGTGCTTGGATTCTTCAGGAGGCTTTTGAAATGGGGGCTAAACCATCAGAAGTTTTAGAAGCTGCAATGCAAAATCTGAAACTGGGCAGACGTCAACTGTTTTCCCAAGAGAATAAAGAAAATTTAGCAG CGACTGCACTTGAAAATGCAAAGGAACCCATGAAAAGCAGATTAATGTCTAAAGGCATCTCCAGAGCATCAGATGAATCAGATGATTTTCATCTTGCCAGTGGTTTTTCTCTAGG AACTGAGTATAAAAACAGCCCCCAGGATGACCTCCCTGTCTGGCAATATGGCTCAGAACGCAAAAGAGCAATGGCCATG CCTGGGAGGATACCAATGGTGCCATTATCTATACCTGAAAATGAGAATGTTGACATTGTTTCCAAACCTGAGGCTTCCAGCTACAGCAGCAGTTTGTCTAG gtCAACATATCGCTCAAATGCAAGCTTTGTTTTGCCGCTGtcttctgcaaagaagaattcTGGAGATGGAGACTCTTACAACCTGCTATGTCTGAAG CCACTTATTAGTCCAGAGCCACGGCCTTGGGAGGACACTAGTGACGTGGACTCCACCACAGCACTCCTTAATAGACCAGAAAGGAAAATAACCACTAGATTGGATG ACACCACTGACAACATTAATCAAATCATAAGCTCAAGCTCTCCCGAGGCATGCCTTGCGTACCTCACAAACCTGGAGAAGCAAGAGGACCCTCGTGCAGATTCTGCTTTTCTCTGCAGGCTGCTGGAATGCTACTCTAAAGTGTTCTCTAGACTTCCCCTTGCACAGAATAGCAAAACTGAAAGCTATGCTCGCATGCTAGTCAGATATGCTGAGTTGAAAGG AATTGAAGATCCTGATGATGCTGAGGATAATTTCCTTATTGCTAGAACCAATAGCAAAGCTTTTGCCTTTGTGCATATCGCTCATGCTCAGTTTGAGCTGTCACGAG GTAATACTAAGAAAAGCGCTTCCATTCTGCAGAAGGCTTTGGCATTAAATGCCAAACCTGCTGAACTTCTCCAGATGGCTGTGAAGAATTTGAAGTCTGGAAAAACTCAGCTGCTCCCTACAGAGGATAAAGAGGATGTTGCAG atGTAGTAGCCACTCACAGTGATAGAGTGGGAAAGGAAGAAGAGTATCCGCTAAGAATTTCCAGAAATGACCATCAACGGAAGTCTTGTGCTGCGGAGAGTTTGTCAGAATGGAGGATTCCTGCACGCATCAACAAACATGCATCTCCAGAG GAACATAAGTCGCCTATAGATCATATTCCCACTCCACGCCCTCTTAACTCAGTGAGGACTTCCTCTGTGGCTGTGCCACCCAGGTTAAACCCAGCCACCGGCTTCCAGACACCCAACTgcaaaaacccccaaacaaacag TTTTGTTACACCAGTGGTAAAGCAGACACCAGCTGTTGTGTCTGTTCCATCTACAGCTCAAAGAGTCTGCCATGCTTCGTTACCCTGCACACCACAGAGTCAG GGACCTGTCAGTGCCTTCTCCAATGAGTCCATCACAATTAAAGGCAGacagtttttcattttgaagaTGATAGGCAGAGGTGGTTCCAGTAAG GTCTATCAGGTTCTAGACCAGAAGAAACAGCTGTATGCAGTGAAATATGTGAACTTGGAAGAAGCAGATACTCAGACTGTTGAAAGCTACAAGAATGAGATTGAGCACTTGAATCACCTACAGCAGTACAGTGACCAGATCATCAAGCTGTATGACTA TGAGATCACAGACAGCTACATCTATATGTTGATGGAGTGTGGCAACCTGGACCTCAACACCTGGCTACGTAACCGCAAGAGTGTCAGCTCACTGGAGAGAAAGTTCTACTGGAGGAATATGCTTGAGGCAGTGCAGACCATTCATAAGCATG GTATTGTCCATAGTGACTTGAAGCCAGCTAATTTTGTGATTGTGAATGCTTCCTTAAAGCTCATAGACTTTGGCATAGCCAACCACATTCAGCCAGACATGACAAGTGTTATGAAGGACTCACAG GTGGGGACATTAAACTACATGCCTCCGGAGGCCATTAAAGACACGTCATCTAATGGTGGAAAGCCAAGGTCAAAG ATCAGCCCGAAGGGTGATGTGTGGTCACTTGGGTGTATTCTGTACTGTATGACCTATGGGAAAACACCCTTCCAAAACATCACTAACCAGATCACCAAACTACATGCCATTATTGATCCGTCTCATGAGATTGACTTTCCTGACATTTCTGAAAAGGATTTGCTAGATGTACTAAag CGGTGTCTGGTACGGAATCCCAAAGAACGCATCTCCATTGCAGAACTTATGGATCATCCATACTTACAACTGCAGCCTCAGCCACCACCTGAGCCAG AACCATGCAATAGTGACCTAAAGAGAATTCTAAATGAGCTGGCTGCCTTACAGTCTCCCAACAGCATTGCCAGAGCTGCTAGT AACCTAGCAAAAATGTGTAACAGTGGAAGAAAATTGGatgtttctgaatgtgtgaAGAGATCTAGTCAATCCTCGTGGAAGTGA
- the ttk gene encoding dual specificity protein kinase Ttk isoform X2, with the protein MDDDENTDRQLQIAKLYQKLEKMKRYYNDDDTDNINQLISSNSPESCRTFLSNLEKKGNPHTDPTFLSKLIDFYTRVFSSMPLGKFSQNVSYARMLVKFAELKSIQDVNEAQDSFEIARSHCKDFAFVHIAYAQFELLQGNEKKSAWILQEAFEMGAKPSEVLEAAMQNLKLGRRQLFSQENKENLAATALENAKEPMKSRLMSKGISRASDESDDFHLASGFSLGTEYKNSPQDDLPVWQYGSERKRAMAMPGRIPMVPLSIPENENVDIVSKPEASSYSSSLSRSTYRSNASFVLPLSSAKKNSGDGDSYNLLCLKPLISPEPRPWEDTSDVDSTTALLNRPERKITTRLDDTTDNINQIISSSSPEACLAYLTNLEKQEDPRADSAFLCRLLECYSKVFSRLPLAQNSKTESYARMLVRYAELKGIEDPDDAEDNFLIARTNSKAFAFVHIAHAQFELSRGNTKKSASILQKALALNAKPAELLQMAVKNLKSGKTQLLPTEDKEDVADVVATHSDRVGKEEEYPLRISRNDHQRKSCAAESLSEWRIPARINKHASPEEHKSPIDHIPTPRPLNSVRTSSVAVPPRLNPATGFQTPNCKNPQTNSFVTPVVKQTPAVVSVPSTAQRVCHASLPCTPQSQGPVSAFSNESITIKGRQFFILKMIGRGGSSKVYQVLDQKKQLYAVKYVNLEEADTQTVESYKNEIEHLNHLQQYSDQIIKLYDYEITDSYIYMLMECGNLDLNTWLRNRKSVSSLERKFYWRNMLEAVQTIHKHGIVHSDLKPANFVIVNASLKLIDFGIANHIQPDMTSVMKDSQVGTLNYMPPEAIKDTSSNGGKPRSKISPKGDVWSLGCILYCMTYGKTPFQNITNQITKLHAIIDPSHEIDFPDISEKDLLDVLKRCLVRNPKERISIAELMDHPYLQLQPQPPPEPEPCNSDLKRILNELAALQSPNSIARAASNLAKMCNSGRKLDVSECVKRSSQSSWK; encoded by the exons ATGGATGATGACGAGAACACTGATCGACAGCTGCAGATAGCCAAATTGTATCAGAAGCTGGAGAAGATGAAAAGATATTATAACGATG ATGACACAGACAATATTAACCAACTCATCAGTTCAAATTCACCAGAATCTTGCCGCACTTTTTTGAGTAATCTTGAGAAGAAGGGCAATCCTCACACAGATCCTACATTTCTATCCAAATTAATTGATTTCTACACCCGAGTTTTTTCAAGCATGCCATTAGGAAAATTCAGCCAGAATGTAAGCTATGCGAGGATGCTGGTGAAATTTGCAGAGCTAAAATC TATTCAGGATGTTAACGAGGCACAGGATAGTTTTGAAATAGCAAGATCCCATTGCAAGGATTTTGCCTTTGTCCACATAGCTTATGCTCAGTTTGAGCTTTTGCAAg GTAATGAGAAGAAAAGTGCTTGGATTCTTCAGGAGGCTTTTGAAATGGGGGCTAAACCATCAGAAGTTTTAGAAGCTGCAATGCAAAATCTGAAACTGGGCAGACGTCAACTGTTTTCCCAAGAGAATAAAGAAAATTTAGCAG CGACTGCACTTGAAAATGCAAAGGAACCCATGAAAAGCAGATTAATGTCTAAAGGCATCTCCAGAGCATCAGATGAATCAGATGATTTTCATCTTGCCAGTGGTTTTTCTCTAGG AACTGAGTATAAAAACAGCCCCCAGGATGACCTCCCTGTCTGGCAATATGGCTCAGAACGCAAAAGAGCAATGGCCATG CCTGGGAGGATACCAATGGTGCCATTATCTATACCTGAAAATGAGAATGTTGACATTGTTTCCAAACCTGAGGCTTCCAGCTACAGCAGCAGTTTGTCTAG gtCAACATATCGCTCAAATGCAAGCTTTGTTTTGCCGCTGtcttctgcaaagaagaattcTGGAGATGGAGACTCTTACAACCTGCTATGTCTGAAG CCACTTATTAGTCCAGAGCCACGGCCTTGGGAGGACACTAGTGACGTGGACTCCACCACAGCACTCCTTAATAGACCAGAAAGGAAAATAACCACTAGATTGGATG ACACCACTGACAACATTAATCAAATCATAAGCTCAAGCTCTCCCGAGGCATGCCTTGCGTACCTCACAAACCTGGAGAAGCAAGAGGACCCTCGTGCAGATTCTGCTTTTCTCTGCAGGCTGCTGGAATGCTACTCTAAAGTGTTCTCTAGACTTCCCCTTGCACAGAATAGCAAAACTGAAAGCTATGCTCGCATGCTAGTCAGATATGCTGAGTTGAAAGG AATTGAAGATCCTGATGATGCTGAGGATAATTTCCTTATTGCTAGAACCAATAGCAAAGCTTTTGCCTTTGTGCATATCGCTCATGCTCAGTTTGAGCTGTCACGAG GTAATACTAAGAAAAGCGCTTCCATTCTGCAGAAGGCTTTGGCATTAAATGCCAAACCTGCTGAACTTCTCCAGATGGCTGTGAAGAATTTGAAGTCTGGAAAAACTCAGCTGCTCCCTACAGAGGATAAAGAGGATGTTGCAG atGTAGTAGCCACTCACAGTGATAGAGTGGGAAAGGAAGAAGAGTATCCGCTAAGAATTTCCAGAAATGACCATCAACGGAAGTCTTGTGCTGCGGAGAGTTTGTCAGAATGGAGGATTCCTGCACGCATCAACAAACATGCATCTCCAGAG GAACATAAGTCGCCTATAGATCATATTCCCACTCCACGCCCTCTTAACTCAGTGAGGACTTCCTCTGTGGCTGTGCCACCCAGGTTAAACCCAGCCACCGGCTTCCAGACACCCAACTgcaaaaacccccaaacaaacag TTTTGTTACACCAGTGGTAAAGCAGACACCAGCTGTTGTGTCTGTTCCATCTACAGCTCAAAGAGTCTGCCATGCTTCGTTACCCTGCACACCACAGAGTCAG GGACCTGTCAGTGCCTTCTCCAATGAGTCCATCACAATTAAAGGCAGacagtttttcattttgaagaTGATAGGCAGAGGTGGTTCCAGTAAG GTCTATCAGGTTCTAGACCAGAAGAAACAGCTGTATGCAGTGAAATATGTGAACTTGGAAGAAGCAGATACTCAGACTGTTGAAAGCTACAAGAATGAGATTGAGCACTTGAATCACCTACAGCAGTACAGTGACCAGATCATCAAGCTGTATGACTA TGAGATCACAGACAGCTACATCTATATGTTGATGGAGTGTGGCAACCTGGACCTCAACACCTGGCTACGTAACCGCAAGAGTGTCAGCTCACTGGAGAGAAAGTTCTACTGGAGGAATATGCTTGAGGCAGTGCAGACCATTCATAAGCATG GTATTGTCCATAGTGACTTGAAGCCAGCTAATTTTGTGATTGTGAATGCTTCCTTAAAGCTCATAGACTTTGGCATAGCCAACCACATTCAGCCAGACATGACAAGTGTTATGAAGGACTCACAG GTGGGGACATTAAACTACATGCCTCCGGAGGCCATTAAAGACACGTCATCTAATGGTGGAAAGCCAAGGTCAAAG ATCAGCCCGAAGGGTGATGTGTGGTCACTTGGGTGTATTCTGTACTGTATGACCTATGGGAAAACACCCTTCCAAAACATCACTAACCAGATCACCAAACTACATGCCATTATTGATCCGTCTCATGAGATTGACTTTCCTGACATTTCTGAAAAGGATTTGCTAGATGTACTAAag CGGTGTCTGGTACGGAATCCCAAAGAACGCATCTCCATTGCAGAACTTATGGATCATCCATACTTACAACTGCAGCCTCAGCCACCACCTGAGCCAG AACCATGCAATAGTGACCTAAAGAGAATTCTAAATGAGCTGGCTGCCTTACAGTCTCCCAACAGCATTGCCAGAGCTGCTAGT AACCTAGCAAAAATGTGTAACAGTGGAAGAAAATTGGatgtttctgaatgtgtgaAGAGATCTAGTCAATCCTCGTGGAAGTGA
- the ttk gene encoding dual specificity protein kinase Ttk isoform X3: MIIHVLGMDDDENTDRQLQIAKLYQKLEKMKRYYNDDDTDNINQLISSNSPESCRTFLSNLEKKGNPHTDPTFLSKLIDFYTRVFSSMPLGKFSQNVSYARMLVKFAELKSIQDVNEAQDSFEIARSHCKDFAFVHIAYAQFELLQGNEKKSAWILQEAFEMGAKPSEVLEAAMQNLKLGRRQLFSQENKENLAVILQIWNYRTEYKNSPQDDLPVWQYGSERKRAMAMPGRIPMVPLSIPENENVDIVSKPEASSYSSSLSRSTYRSNASFVLPLSSAKKNSGDGDSYNLLCLKPLISPEPRPWEDTSDVDSTTALLNRPERKITTRLDDTTDNINQIISSSSPEACLAYLTNLEKQEDPRADSAFLCRLLECYSKVFSRLPLAQNSKTESYARMLVRYAELKGIEDPDDAEDNFLIARTNSKAFAFVHIAHAQFELSRGNTKKSASILQKALALNAKPAELLQMAVKNLKSGKTQLLPTEDKEDVADVVATHSDRVGKEEEYPLRISRNDHQRKSCAAESLSEWRIPARINKHASPEEHKSPIDHIPTPRPLNSVRTSSVAVPPRLNPATGFQTPNCKNPQTNSFVTPVVKQTPAVVSVPSTAQRVCHASLPCTPQSQGPVSAFSNESITIKGRQFFILKMIGRGGSSKVYQVLDQKKQLYAVKYVNLEEADTQTVESYKNEIEHLNHLQQYSDQIIKLYDYEITDSYIYMLMECGNLDLNTWLRNRKSVSSLERKFYWRNMLEAVQTIHKHGIVHSDLKPANFVIVNASLKLIDFGIANHIQPDMTSVMKDSQVGTLNYMPPEAIKDTSSNGGKPRSKISPKGDVWSLGCILYCMTYGKTPFQNITNQITKLHAIIDPSHEIDFPDISEKDLLDVLKRCLVRNPKERISIAELMDHPYLQLQPQPPPEPEPCNSDLKRILNELAALQSPNSIARAASNLAKMCNSGRKLDVSECVKRSSQSSWK; the protein is encoded by the exons ATGATTATTCATGTTTTAGGCATGGATGATGACGAGAACACTGATCGACAGCTGCAGATAGCCAAATTGTATCAGAAGCTGGAGAAGATGAAAAGATATTATAACGATG ATGACACAGACAATATTAACCAACTCATCAGTTCAAATTCACCAGAATCTTGCCGCACTTTTTTGAGTAATCTTGAGAAGAAGGGCAATCCTCACACAGATCCTACATTTCTATCCAAATTAATTGATTTCTACACCCGAGTTTTTTCAAGCATGCCATTAGGAAAATTCAGCCAGAATGTAAGCTATGCGAGGATGCTGGTGAAATTTGCAGAGCTAAAATC TATTCAGGATGTTAACGAGGCACAGGATAGTTTTGAAATAGCAAGATCCCATTGCAAGGATTTTGCCTTTGTCCACATAGCTTATGCTCAGTTTGAGCTTTTGCAAg GTAATGAGAAGAAAAGTGCTTGGATTCTTCAGGAGGCTTTTGAAATGGGGGCTAAACCATCAGAAGTTTTAGAAGCTGCAATGCAAAATCTGAAACTGGGCAGACGTCAACTGTTTTCCCAAGAGAATAAAGAAAATTTAGCAG TTATTTTGCAAATCTGGAATTACAGAACTGAGTATAAAAACAGCCCCCAGGATGACCTCCCTGTCTGGCAATATGGCTCAGAACGCAAAAGAGCAATGGCCATG CCTGGGAGGATACCAATGGTGCCATTATCTATACCTGAAAATGAGAATGTTGACATTGTTTCCAAACCTGAGGCTTCCAGCTACAGCAGCAGTTTGTCTAG gtCAACATATCGCTCAAATGCAAGCTTTGTTTTGCCGCTGtcttctgcaaagaagaattcTGGAGATGGAGACTCTTACAACCTGCTATGTCTGAAG CCACTTATTAGTCCAGAGCCACGGCCTTGGGAGGACACTAGTGACGTGGACTCCACCACAGCACTCCTTAATAGACCAGAAAGGAAAATAACCACTAGATTGGATG ACACCACTGACAACATTAATCAAATCATAAGCTCAAGCTCTCCCGAGGCATGCCTTGCGTACCTCACAAACCTGGAGAAGCAAGAGGACCCTCGTGCAGATTCTGCTTTTCTCTGCAGGCTGCTGGAATGCTACTCTAAAGTGTTCTCTAGACTTCCCCTTGCACAGAATAGCAAAACTGAAAGCTATGCTCGCATGCTAGTCAGATATGCTGAGTTGAAAGG AATTGAAGATCCTGATGATGCTGAGGATAATTTCCTTATTGCTAGAACCAATAGCAAAGCTTTTGCCTTTGTGCATATCGCTCATGCTCAGTTTGAGCTGTCACGAG GTAATACTAAGAAAAGCGCTTCCATTCTGCAGAAGGCTTTGGCATTAAATGCCAAACCTGCTGAACTTCTCCAGATGGCTGTGAAGAATTTGAAGTCTGGAAAAACTCAGCTGCTCCCTACAGAGGATAAAGAGGATGTTGCAG atGTAGTAGCCACTCACAGTGATAGAGTGGGAAAGGAAGAAGAGTATCCGCTAAGAATTTCCAGAAATGACCATCAACGGAAGTCTTGTGCTGCGGAGAGTTTGTCAGAATGGAGGATTCCTGCACGCATCAACAAACATGCATCTCCAGAG GAACATAAGTCGCCTATAGATCATATTCCCACTCCACGCCCTCTTAACTCAGTGAGGACTTCCTCTGTGGCTGTGCCACCCAGGTTAAACCCAGCCACCGGCTTCCAGACACCCAACTgcaaaaacccccaaacaaacag TTTTGTTACACCAGTGGTAAAGCAGACACCAGCTGTTGTGTCTGTTCCATCTACAGCTCAAAGAGTCTGCCATGCTTCGTTACCCTGCACACCACAGAGTCAG GGACCTGTCAGTGCCTTCTCCAATGAGTCCATCACAATTAAAGGCAGacagtttttcattttgaagaTGATAGGCAGAGGTGGTTCCAGTAAG GTCTATCAGGTTCTAGACCAGAAGAAACAGCTGTATGCAGTGAAATATGTGAACTTGGAAGAAGCAGATACTCAGACTGTTGAAAGCTACAAGAATGAGATTGAGCACTTGAATCACCTACAGCAGTACAGTGACCAGATCATCAAGCTGTATGACTA TGAGATCACAGACAGCTACATCTATATGTTGATGGAGTGTGGCAACCTGGACCTCAACACCTGGCTACGTAACCGCAAGAGTGTCAGCTCACTGGAGAGAAAGTTCTACTGGAGGAATATGCTTGAGGCAGTGCAGACCATTCATAAGCATG GTATTGTCCATAGTGACTTGAAGCCAGCTAATTTTGTGATTGTGAATGCTTCCTTAAAGCTCATAGACTTTGGCATAGCCAACCACATTCAGCCAGACATGACAAGTGTTATGAAGGACTCACAG GTGGGGACATTAAACTACATGCCTCCGGAGGCCATTAAAGACACGTCATCTAATGGTGGAAAGCCAAGGTCAAAG ATCAGCCCGAAGGGTGATGTGTGGTCACTTGGGTGTATTCTGTACTGTATGACCTATGGGAAAACACCCTTCCAAAACATCACTAACCAGATCACCAAACTACATGCCATTATTGATCCGTCTCATGAGATTGACTTTCCTGACATTTCTGAAAAGGATTTGCTAGATGTACTAAag CGGTGTCTGGTACGGAATCCCAAAGAACGCATCTCCATTGCAGAACTTATGGATCATCCATACTTACAACTGCAGCCTCAGCCACCACCTGAGCCAG AACCATGCAATAGTGACCTAAAGAGAATTCTAAATGAGCTGGCTGCCTTACAGTCTCCCAACAGCATTGCCAGAGCTGCTAGT AACCTAGCAAAAATGTGTAACAGTGGAAGAAAATTGGatgtttctgaatgtgtgaAGAGATCTAGTCAATCCTCGTGGAAGTGA